One genomic region from Candidatus Desulfatibia profunda encodes:
- a CDS encoding DUF86 domain-containing protein yields the protein MPREYEDYLNDILDAIRKIETFIKGMTLETFKEDDKTVFVVIRAMEIIGEAAKHIPDDVRSQHPQVPWKAMTGMMRDILAHDYFGVNLNTIMKEGN from the coding sequence ATGCCGCGTGAATATGAGGACTATTTGAACGATATTCTCGATGCGATCCGAAAAATAGAGACTTTTATCAAAGGGATGACGCTTGAAACCTTCAAGGAAGATGATAAAACAGTTTTCGTGGTCATCCGCGCAATGGAAATCATCGGTGAAGCGGCTAAGCATATTCCGGATGATGTCCGCTCACAACATCCGCAAGTGCCCTGGAAAGCCATGACCGGCATGATGCGGGACATTTTGGCCCACGATTACTTCGGTGTTAATTTGAATACTATTATGAAGGAAGGGAATTAA